TAAATCCAATATATTCCAGAACAGCATCAGGAAGCAACGTCCAAATTAAATATAAGCCCAACGCAGAATTAGATGCCAAATATAACGCGAACCCATAATTAGCTCGACTCGGAGTTGGGGTCGGTAAACTTTGCGTCATAATTATAATATTGTATCACAAATAATCGTAACTATACTCCTTAGTGATTTCAAACGCAGCAATGACATCGGTGAGAGTTttaatgttttccaaaattccattAACACTAGCTCGCAAATTGCTGACGTTTGCTGATTCGAGatctctgaaaataaaataaaaaaatcgtttcacaaaaattcaaaaacaaataatGCAGATGAAATAATTTCAGTACGTACATTGATAAAACATTTCCGTTAACGCTCAATTTTCGAATTACGTTCCCTGGTTCTGAATCAACTCTCAGTGAATTATAAAGAACTGTAGCTCTGCTTTCAGATTCAGCAGTGTACttgaaattactaaaaatgaaaaataattacaatcaattcaattattaataaaataaaagcaATTACTTGTGAAAACAATTATAGTAACATGTTGAACCGTACATTGAACACTTGGAAGtttgatcacaattttttgccattgcAAAGCATTTCCGGCGAagatgttggaaatttttactatCAAAAGTTCCACGATCTagaacaaatcaatttttttattcacaaactgtttttgaaaaacaaaatcataaaaattgcttCGGAGATTTGAAATGAATCAattaattgaacatttttgatgatAAGAATTAAGAAATTGTGGTATTTTGACGAGTGAAGCGGTGTAGCGGAGGGGGAAATTCAGTGTTGAAAGTACATTTTACGGGCTCGTGTTTacatttcaaattgattgttaaattttgaaataaagctgcattttttcatggaaatcGTTAGCTTAATATATAATATGGGAAATGAACCAATTTTCATTacaattgaaaacttgaaagatACTTGAAAGTGACCGTCTTTCGAGATAAATCTTGCtgattttcccccaaaatttgaCGTAATTTTGAAGGATAAAATTTGCatcactgtaaaatttcaataacacgtgtttttcattttcattcttatcagttattttgaaaacagaaaaactcaaaaaagtcgaatattgcaaatgcaaatttgaaattgctacagtgattttcttttctaaaaaggTTCAATTGTCTCGTTGATGTATgaacattaattttaattaaattatgagCGCCCTCAAATTCCATTCAATATCATCATCGGAAGAAGATGATGAAGAAGATTATAAAGGAATTGAAATAACAGAGGAAAAATCTGTGAGCGGAGCTGCAAAACCGGAGACATTGAAGGATATTTTATCCAAAGTAATatattagttttatttttattgtggTAATATTTTATAATTGTTGGAAGTATTCACAAATCTCTTGTCATGTTCACAtatgggttgaaattttcacgccGGAAATTTGTTTTTACGCAGGTGAAAGGTGTGAAATACGACTTCGGTGAAGTTGTTCGGTCTTCTTTAAATCCAATTCTGTATTCTAATGAACTCACTGAGGATGACGAAATTTGGATAGTACAAGCTCCAACAGAGGTAACTTTGCTCAAGTGCATTCTAAAGTAAGAGTGGAGCTCGTGTGTGCCAGCCGCCGGCCGGCAAATGCTAGGTATACTCATTTAACGGCGTTCATGAGCGTAAcatttcgtttttgttttataCAGATGAATGTAGAAGCATTCAAAGCCGCCGACTTCAAATTAGATGACGGTACTGTTAGTCATACAACATTGAAAGCTCGTAAGAAAGAGAGACGTTACAATGTCCACACAATTAAATCTAcggatgaaaaaatgaacctcGTGTTACCTGAAAGAGAAACGCAGTCTTTTCATATGTGTGAGTAGGGTATTAATTATTATCTATAATATATCACTTATACGTTCTTTGATTGGAATTATGTTTTTATGTCACTAACATATTTGAATTC
The sequence above is a segment of the Planococcus citri chromosome 3, ihPlaCitr1.1, whole genome shotgun sequence genome. Coding sequences within it:
- the LOC135840183 gene encoding uncharacterized protein LOC135840183, with amino-acid sequence MSALKFHSISSSEEDDEEDYKGIEITEEKSVSGAAKPETLKDILSKVKGVKYDFGEVVRSSLNPILYSNELTEDDEIWIVQAPTEMNVEAFKAADFKLDDGTVSHTTLKARKKERRYNVHTIKSTDEKMNLVLPERETQSFHMSLHPIMGRIILQEDFQANNNDKSLNETLTNSSMNIVDIKTADANEFIPLKKKKKKSIKQDIISS